The following is a genomic window from Phycisphaeraceae bacterium.
CGCCATGCGTCAGGACATGATCCGCCCCGACGTAGGCCTGATTGACCGCCGGCGCAAGCCTGCCGGAAAACTCACGCAGCGCAGGATGCTGTGACTCGATGGCGTGCAGAGCATCCCGCACGCGCGAACCCTCAGGTAAATCGAGCGAAGCCTCACGCTGGCCGGTCTTGGTCGCCAGCACCGCAAACATGAGCACACGAATAGTCACGAGATCATTCTACGGGATCGCTTCGCAAGCGGCTGCACGCACGCTGCTTCAGACAGACGATCAGACAAAAGGTTGACAAGCCGCGCCGCCCGTGATGGGCGGCAATCTTTCAGACCCGTCGCCGCGAGGCGATCAGGAGTCCGCCCAGAGCCAGCAGAGCGAAGCTCGCCGGTTCGGGAATGGGGACGACATCGTAGGTCAACACCAGGTC
Proteins encoded in this region:
- the moaD gene encoding molybdopterin converting factor subunit 1 produces the protein MTIRVLMFAVLATKTGQREASLDLPEGSRVRDALHAIESQHPALREFSGRLAPAVNQAYVGADHVLTHGDELALIPPVSGG
- a CDS encoding PEP-CTERM sorting domain-containing protein; this translates as DLVLTYDVVPIPEPASFALLALGGLLIASRRRV